In Microbacterium laevaniformans, a single window of DNA contains:
- a CDS encoding alanine racemase → MSLDLLSLPPATGPGWDEPAAFWTARSAAVSAVAGPVAAIDLDALRFNAMDLVVRSAGVPIRVASKSIRVREVLDATLAIGGYRGILAFTLPEALWLAREHDDIVLGYPSVDRAALEQLVGDDDLAHRITLMVDDPAQLDAVDAVAAPASRARIRVAIDADASWRAPVLGHIGVRRSPVHEPAEVVRLARSIVARPGFELVGLMMYEAQIAGQPDHTGSGDGVIRWMQHQSRDELVARRGAIVAGLREITHLEFVNGGGTGSLEYTAADPAVTETTAGSGLLAGHLFDGYRAFMPAPAAAFALEVVRKPLEDIAVVLGGGWIASGPPVASRQPRPVWPTGLKTLAREGAGEVQTPLQGESARRLRVGDRVWFRHAKSGELSERVDRYQLTLGESLVGEAATYRGEGKSFL, encoded by the coding sequence ATGAGCCTGGACCTCCTGAGCCTTCCCCCTGCCACCGGCCCGGGCTGGGATGAGCCGGCGGCGTTCTGGACGGCACGATCGGCCGCGGTCTCGGCAGTGGCCGGACCCGTGGCCGCCATCGACCTCGATGCGCTCCGGTTCAACGCGATGGATCTCGTGGTCCGCTCCGCGGGTGTGCCGATCCGCGTGGCCAGCAAGTCGATCCGCGTCCGTGAGGTCCTGGACGCCACCCTCGCGATCGGGGGTTACCGCGGCATCCTCGCCTTCACGCTTCCTGAGGCGCTCTGGCTCGCGCGCGAGCATGACGACATCGTGCTCGGATACCCGAGCGTGGACCGCGCGGCGTTGGAGCAGCTCGTCGGCGACGACGATCTCGCGCACCGGATCACGCTGATGGTCGACGATCCCGCCCAGCTGGATGCGGTGGATGCCGTCGCCGCTCCCGCCTCTCGCGCACGCATCCGTGTCGCGATCGATGCGGACGCATCGTGGCGGGCACCCGTGCTGGGCCACATCGGCGTGCGTCGCTCGCCTGTGCACGAACCGGCGGAAGTCGTGCGGCTTGCGCGCTCCATCGTCGCCCGTCCCGGTTTCGAGCTGGTCGGCCTGATGATGTACGAGGCACAGATCGCCGGACAACCCGACCACACCGGTTCCGGCGACGGTGTCATCCGCTGGATGCAGCACCAATCACGGGACGAGCTCGTCGCCCGGCGGGGAGCGATCGTGGCGGGGCTGCGTGAGATCACGCACCTGGAGTTCGTCAACGGCGGCGGCACCGGCTCATTGGAGTACACGGCAGCCGACCCGGCCGTCACCGAGACGACGGCCGGCAGCGGGCTGCTCGCCGGTCACCTGTTCGACGGCTACCGCGCTTTCATGCCGGCGCCCGCCGCAGCCTTCGCGCTCGAGGTCGTGCGCAAGCCGCTCGAGGACATCGCCGTCGTCCTGGGAGGCGGATGGATCGCGTCGGGCCCGCCCGTCGCCTCTCGCCAGCCCCGCCCGGTGTGGCCGACCGGGCTCAAGACCCTCGCGCGGGAGGGCGCCGGGGAGGTGCAGACGCCCCTGCAGGGCGAGTCGGCGCGCCGCCTTCGCGTGGGCGACAGGGTCTGGTTCCGCCACGCGAAGAGCGGTGAGCTGTCCGAGCGCGTCGACCGCTACCAGCTCACCCTCGGCGAGAGCCTCGTCGGCGAAGCCGCCACCTACCGCGGCGAAGGGAAGAGCTTCCTGTGA
- a CDS encoding S8 family peptidase encodes MSARRRRVVAVVAAVLIALGGQLAAGAASIPAVAVAAGDPAPTAPAGPSALAATAPPPGTGDPARAAEYWLDEYGIRQAWQTTRGKGVTIAVIDTGIGRSPVEFSGAVVGGADFSGAGSSDGRTPVGAVDANHGSWVASLAAARGTGADTGMIGVAPEANLLSLSIGFGAASSVPFVQQVADAMKWAVDHGADIINLSFTTNTLTWDPSWDDAFQYAFEHDVVVVVAAGNKGSGTEEVGAPATIPGVLTVGGVNRAGTASEQASTQGITIGISAPSEQLLGVSADGQLVVWDGTSGAAPIVAGIAALVRSAHPDLDADNVINRIIKTARPAAAATKVPDEKYGYGLIDANAAVSASVASVDSNPMGSLSDWIRLYRRADAGPQPTPTSSPVTIEQLPAAETLDRRSPLLPSVETLLYGTVPLVGVTLTAILVALGVTAAARRIRSERAPRTPSR; translated from the coding sequence GTGAGCGCTCGGCGGCGGCGTGTCGTCGCCGTCGTCGCGGCCGTGCTGATCGCGCTGGGCGGGCAGCTGGCGGCGGGTGCGGCGAGCATTCCCGCGGTCGCCGTCGCCGCTGGCGACCCTGCCCCGACGGCTCCCGCCGGGCCGTCGGCCCTCGCCGCGACGGCACCTCCGCCGGGAACGGGCGATCCCGCCCGCGCGGCGGAGTACTGGCTCGACGAGTACGGCATCCGGCAGGCGTGGCAGACCACCCGCGGCAAGGGGGTGACGATCGCGGTCATCGATACGGGCATCGGGCGTTCTCCGGTGGAGTTCTCCGGTGCGGTCGTCGGGGGAGCGGACTTCTCCGGAGCGGGGTCGTCGGACGGGCGCACCCCGGTCGGGGCTGTCGATGCCAACCACGGCAGCTGGGTGGCCTCGTTGGCGGCCGCCCGCGGAACCGGTGCCGACACTGGGATGATCGGCGTCGCCCCCGAGGCGAATCTGCTCTCGCTGTCGATCGGATTCGGCGCGGCATCCTCGGTGCCGTTCGTGCAGCAGGTCGCCGATGCGATGAAGTGGGCCGTCGATCACGGCGCCGACATCATCAACCTCTCGTTCACGACGAACACCCTGACCTGGGACCCGTCCTGGGACGATGCCTTCCAATACGCGTTCGAGCACGACGTCGTGGTCGTGGTGGCCGCCGGAAACAAGGGCAGCGGTACCGAAGAGGTGGGCGCGCCGGCGACCATCCCCGGGGTGCTGACCGTCGGCGGTGTCAACCGTGCCGGCACTGCCAGCGAACAGGCTTCGACGCAGGGCATCACCATCGGCATTTCCGCGCCGAGCGAGCAGCTGCTCGGTGTCTCCGCCGACGGGCAGCTCGTCGTCTGGGACGGGACCAGCGGGGCCGCGCCCATCGTGGCCGGCATCGCGGCGCTCGTGCGTTCGGCTCACCCCGACCTGGACGCCGACAACGTCATCAACCGCATCATCAAGACGGCGCGGCCCGCCGCCGCGGCGACCAAGGTGCCCGACGAGAAGTACGGCTACGGGCTCATCGATGCGAACGCCGCGGTGAGCGCGTCGGTCGCAAGCGTCGACAGCAACCCGATGGGAAGTCTGTCCGACTGGATCCGGCTGTACCGTCGCGCCGACGCCGGTCCCCAGCCCACCCCGACCTCCTCGCCCGTCACCATCGAACAGCTGCCGGCGGCCGAGACGCTCGACCGGCGTTCTCCGCTGCTGCCCAGCGTCGAGACCCTCCTCTACGGAACCGTGCCGCTCGTGGGGGTGACCCTGACGGCTATACTGGTCGCGCTCGGTGTCACTGCTGCTGCCCGGCGCATCAGATCGGAGCGCGCACCTCGTACTCCGAGCCGTTGA
- the eno gene encoding phosphopyruvate hydratase — protein MALIEAVGAREILDSRGNPTVEVEVLLDDGIVQRAAVPSGASTGAFEAYELRDGDKNRYGGKGVLKAVTAVIDELGPAIEGVEASEQRVIDEILIATDGTENKSRTGANAILGVSLAVAKAAADSADLPLFRYLGGPNAHVLPVPLFNVINGGEHADNGIDFQEYFLAPIGAETYGESLRWGTEVYHVLKGELKAAGYNTGLGDEGGFAPDLPSNREGLDFLIKAIEKAGFTPGKDVAVGLDVAATEFYKDGVYTVEGKAWSAEKLTDYFADLVANYPVVTIEDALAEDDWEAWKHLTDAIGSKVQLVGDDLFVTNPVRLQKGIDLGVANALLVKVNQIGTLSETLDAISLATQNGYRSMLSHRSGETEDTTIADLAVAVNAGQIKTGAPARSERVAKYNQLLRIEEELGDAAVFAGRGAFPRFKA, from the coding sequence GTGGCACTGATCGAGGCTGTAGGCGCACGCGAGATCCTGGATTCGCGTGGCAACCCGACCGTCGAAGTGGAGGTGCTGCTCGACGATGGCATCGTCCAGCGCGCGGCCGTCCCCTCCGGCGCGTCCACCGGCGCCTTCGAGGCGTACGAGCTGCGCGACGGCGACAAGAACCGGTACGGCGGGAAGGGCGTCCTGAAGGCGGTCACCGCCGTCATCGATGAGCTCGGCCCGGCCATCGAGGGCGTCGAGGCGAGCGAGCAGCGCGTCATCGACGAGATCCTCATCGCCACCGACGGCACGGAGAACAAGTCGCGCACGGGCGCCAACGCCATCCTCGGCGTCTCGCTCGCGGTGGCCAAGGCGGCGGCCGACAGCGCCGACCTGCCGCTGTTCCGCTACCTCGGCGGACCGAACGCGCACGTCCTGCCCGTGCCGCTGTTCAACGTCATCAACGGCGGCGAGCACGCGGACAACGGCATCGACTTCCAGGAGTACTTCCTCGCGCCCATCGGTGCGGAGACCTACGGCGAGTCCCTCCGCTGGGGCACCGAGGTCTACCACGTCCTCAAGGGCGAGCTGAAGGCCGCCGGCTACAACACCGGCCTCGGCGACGAGGGCGGCTTCGCGCCCGACCTGCCCAGCAACCGCGAGGGCCTCGACTTCCTCATCAAGGCGATCGAGAAGGCCGGCTTCACGCCCGGCAAGGACGTCGCCGTCGGTCTGGATGTCGCCGCGACCGAGTTCTACAAGGACGGCGTGTACACGGTCGAGGGCAAGGCCTGGTCGGCCGAGAAGCTGACCGACTACTTCGCCGACCTCGTCGCCAACTACCCGGTCGTCACGATCGAGGACGCCCTCGCCGAGGACGACTGGGAGGCCTGGAAGCACCTCACCGATGCCATCGGCTCGAAGGTCCAGCTCGTCGGTGACGACCTGTTCGTGACCAACCCGGTGCGCCTGCAGAAGGGCATCGACCTCGGTGTCGCGAACGCTCTGCTCGTGAAGGTCAACCAGATCGGCACGCTGTCCGAGACGCTCGACGCGATCTCGCTGGCCACCCAGAACGGCTACCGCTCGATGCTGTCGCACCGCTCCGGTGAGACCGAGGACACGACCATCGCCGACCTGGCCGTCGCGGTCAACGCGGGTCAGATCAAGACCGGCGCGCCCGCCCGCAGCGAGCGCGTCGCGAAGTACAACCAGCTGCTGCGCATCGAGGAGGAACTCGGCGACGCCGCGGTCTTCGCCGGTCGCGGCGCGTTCCCGCGCTTCAAGGCCTGA
- a CDS encoding FtsB family cell division protein, producing MTREGAVRTAPAPSSASRTSGGRRGSGRVDVRAWAGGIRFSAFTAIMLGLVVLAVFTLVPTVGTYLGQRQQIAALAHSVQVSEADVATLQQQKDRWNDPAYVTSQARERLYYVRPGEVVYLVDNDLPATAMPPTQAAVSAQVQETRTDWMAQLVRSVAGAGLAQTAAVPPAAPAG from the coding sequence ATGACGAGAGAGGGAGCCGTGCGCACTGCGCCGGCTCCCTCTTCCGCGTCCCGCACGTCGGGCGGACGCCGGGGGTCGGGCCGTGTGGACGTGCGCGCCTGGGCCGGCGGCATCCGCTTCTCGGCCTTCACCGCGATCATGCTGGGCCTGGTCGTGTTGGCCGTCTTCACGCTGGTGCCCACCGTCGGCACGTATCTCGGCCAGCGTCAGCAGATCGCGGCGCTGGCGCACTCGGTTCAGGTGAGCGAAGCGGATGTGGCGACCCTTCAGCAGCAGAAGGACCGTTGGAACGACCCTGCGTACGTGACCTCCCAGGCGCGGGAGCGACTGTATTACGTACGACCGGGCGAGGTCGTCTATCTCGTCGACAACGATCTGCCCGCCACCGCGATGCCCCCGACGCAGGCCGCCGTGAGCGCTCAGGTGCAGGAGACCCGCACCGACTGGATGGCGCAGCTGGTGCGCTCGGTCGCCGGGGCAGGTCTGGCTCAGACGGCGGCGGTGCCCCCGGCCGCGCCCGCCGGCTGA
- a CDS encoding D-arabinono-1,4-lactone oxidase: MTRPGGTWQNWARTESVRPQLVEYPTTIEAVRRSARSAGARGRALKAVGAGHSFTGIAAAPGTLLDLSELSGVIAVDRERGRVRLLAGTRLHRIPALLAPHRLAMANLGDIDRQTIAGALSTGTHGTGLGHGGLATQVVGATLVTADGELLTVGDENEPELLPAVALGLGALGILVDVTLQCVPAFALGAQEQPEPLDAVVDDLDARVRGVDHFEFYWFPHTTVALTKTNTRMPTDAPTAPLSPLSRMLDERIVGNGVHQLVCSAGRLAPPLVPAINWLSARVWGDRRFSDASHRVFTTQRSVRFREMEYAVPLDELASAFREVRDLVDASGWRIEFPIEVRVAPADDRWLSTAYARDSGYIAVHRYWRADHRAYFAAVEEIMRAHAGRPHWGKLHTLDAAALRERYPRFDDFLALRDRLDPTRMFRNAYLDRVLGA, translated from the coding sequence GTGACACGGCCCGGCGGCACATGGCAGAACTGGGCGCGCACCGAGAGCGTGCGCCCGCAGCTGGTGGAGTACCCCACGACGATCGAGGCGGTGCGCCGTTCCGCGCGCTCGGCCGGCGCTCGCGGGCGCGCGCTGAAGGCTGTCGGCGCCGGACACAGCTTCACCGGGATCGCGGCGGCGCCGGGAACCCTGCTGGATCTGAGCGAGCTGAGCGGCGTGATCGCCGTCGATCGCGAGCGCGGGCGTGTGCGCCTGCTGGCCGGCACGCGACTGCACCGCATTCCGGCGCTGCTCGCGCCCCACCGTCTCGCGATGGCGAACCTCGGCGACATCGATCGTCAAACCATCGCCGGAGCGCTCTCGACCGGCACCCATGGCACCGGTCTCGGTCACGGGGGACTGGCGACCCAGGTCGTGGGTGCCACGCTCGTCACGGCGGATGGAGAGCTGCTCACCGTCGGCGACGAGAACGAGCCCGAACTGCTGCCTGCCGTCGCGCTCGGTCTGGGCGCCCTCGGCATCCTCGTCGACGTGACGCTCCAATGCGTGCCGGCGTTCGCGCTCGGCGCACAGGAACAGCCCGAACCTCTCGACGCCGTCGTGGACGACCTCGATGCGCGCGTCCGCGGCGTCGACCACTTCGAGTTCTACTGGTTTCCGCACACCACTGTCGCCCTGACGAAGACGAACACCCGGATGCCGACAGATGCGCCGACGGCCCCGCTGTCGCCCCTGTCGCGCATGCTCGATGAGCGGATCGTGGGCAACGGCGTGCACCAACTGGTGTGCAGCGCCGGTCGGCTCGCCCCGCCGCTCGTGCCGGCGATCAACTGGCTGTCCGCCCGGGTGTGGGGGGATCGGCGGTTCTCCGATGCGTCGCATCGCGTGTTCACCACGCAGCGCAGCGTGCGCTTCCGTGAGATGGAGTACGCCGTGCCGCTGGACGAGCTGGCGTCGGCGTTTCGTGAGGTGCGCGACCTCGTGGACGCGTCGGGGTGGCGCATCGAGTTCCCGATCGAGGTGCGGGTGGCGCCCGCGGACGACCGGTGGCTCTCGACGGCCTACGCGCGTGACAGCGGCTACATCGCCGTGCATCGATACTGGCGCGCCGACCACCGTGCCTATTTCGCCGCCGTCGAGGAGATCATGCGCGCCCACGCCGGCCGGCCGCACTGGGGAAAGCTGCACACGCTCGATGCGGCGGCTCTGCGCGAGCGGTATCCGCGCTTCGACGACTTCCTGGCGCTGCGTGACCGCCTCGATCCGACGCGCATGTTCCGCAACGCCTATCTCGACCGCGTCCTCGGCGCGTGA
- a CDS encoding LemA family protein, which translates to MEWLIPVLIVVALVVIAGIYLWATYNSLVALGVRVDEAWSDITVQLKRRADLLPNLIETVKGYAAHEKAVFENVTRARAETLTAGSPAEAGVAEGHMQQALKSLFAVAEAYPQLQASQNFLQLQQSIVDTEDKIQASRRFYNGGVRELNTKIKVFPNNMFARNLGFHEREFFEVVDGAAIAEPPRIQF; encoded by the coding sequence ATGGAATGGCTGATCCCGGTCCTGATCGTCGTCGCTCTGGTGGTGATCGCCGGAATCTATCTCTGGGCGACCTACAACTCGTTGGTCGCGCTCGGTGTGCGCGTCGACGAGGCGTGGAGCGACATCACCGTGCAGCTGAAGAGGCGCGCTGATCTGCTGCCCAATCTCATCGAGACGGTCAAGGGGTACGCGGCGCACGAGAAGGCGGTCTTCGAGAACGTCACCCGCGCCCGCGCGGAGACGCTCACCGCCGGCTCACCCGCCGAAGCCGGCGTGGCCGAAGGCCACATGCAGCAGGCGCTGAAGTCGCTGTTCGCGGTCGCCGAGGCGTATCCGCAGCTGCAGGCGAGTCAGAACTTCCTCCAGCTGCAGCAGTCGATCGTCGACACCGAGGACAAGATCCAGGCGTCCCGTCGCTTCTACAACGGCGGCGTGCGCGAGCTGAACACGAAGATCAAGGTGTTCCCGAACAACATGTTCGCGCGCAACCTCGGCTTCCACGAGCGGGAGTTCTTCGAGGTCGTCGACGGCGCCGCCATCGCCGAGCCGCCGCGCATCCAGTTCTGA
- a CDS encoding DUF501 domain-containing protein, which translates to MRSQLGRPMRGVVGIAARCACGNPTVVATEPRLPDGTPFPTFYYLTHPGATAAMSALEANQVMPELAALLADDEDVAAAYLAAHEAYLSDRAVYGDVPEIAGISAGGMPTRVKCLHALAGHALAAGAGVNPIGDLALARAEWSPERCTCAHPRSAV; encoded by the coding sequence ATGCGGTCCCAGTTGGGGCGTCCGATGCGTGGCGTCGTCGGCATCGCCGCGCGTTGCGCCTGCGGCAACCCGACGGTTGTCGCCACAGAACCGCGGCTTCCCGACGGCACACCGTTTCCCACGTTCTACTACCTCACCCATCCCGGGGCGACGGCCGCGATGTCGGCATTGGAGGCGAACCAGGTGATGCCCGAGCTGGCCGCCCTGCTCGCCGACGATGAGGACGTCGCCGCCGCGTATCTGGCGGCGCACGAGGCGTACCTGTCCGATCGAGCGGTCTACGGCGACGTGCCGGAGATCGCCGGCATCTCCGCGGGCGGGATGCCGACGCGGGTGAAGTGTCTGCATGCCCTGGCGGGGCACGCGTTGGCCGCCGGAGCCGGCGTGAACCCGATCGGCGACCTCGCGCTCGCGCGCGCCGAGTGGTCGCCCGAGCGCTGCACGTGCGCCCACCCGCGGAGCGCGGTGTGA
- a CDS encoding AI-2E family transporter: MSGTDDRHGAAPRGSFLDTLRERTVASDIDRGLPRGLRVATAYAWRFVVIAIAAGILIWLVIQLKLLVIPLMVAILVTALLWPAFTWMLAHGVPRWLAIVLSVLGTVAVIGGLLWLAIWQITREWSSVQVRTTEAIGQFRQYLIDGPLHLTAQQIDDLLVQAGGYLQQQAEVLWSGALAVGSTVGHVATGAVLTLFILLCTLADGGGIWSWVVRLFPRRARSEVDGAGRAGWRTVVTYARTQLLVATIDATGIALGAFLLGVPLAIPIGVLVFLGAFVPFVGAIVTGALAVFLALVYNGPWIALWMLVVVLGVQQLEGHVLQPLLMGSAVKVHPLAVVLVVAGGAMIAGIPGALFAVPLAAFINVVAVYLGRRANDPLAPPDRADLIWSTVPRSRKKPA; this comes from the coding sequence ATGAGCGGCACCGACGACAGACACGGCGCCGCGCCGCGCGGGTCGTTCCTCGACACTCTGCGCGAGCGCACGGTCGCCTCCGACATCGACCGCGGGCTTCCTCGGGGCCTCAGAGTCGCGACGGCGTATGCGTGGCGGTTCGTGGTCATCGCCATCGCGGCCGGCATCCTGATCTGGCTCGTCATCCAGCTGAAGCTCCTGGTGATCCCGCTGATGGTGGCGATCCTCGTCACCGCGCTGCTGTGGCCGGCCTTCACCTGGATGCTGGCGCACGGGGTACCGCGGTGGCTGGCGATCGTCCTGTCGGTGCTCGGCACGGTTGCGGTGATCGGAGGGCTGCTGTGGCTGGCGATCTGGCAGATCACCCGTGAGTGGTCGAGCGTGCAGGTGCGCACCACCGAAGCGATCGGCCAGTTCCGTCAGTACCTCATCGACGGGCCGCTCCACCTCACGGCGCAGCAGATCGACGATCTCCTCGTCCAGGCGGGCGGCTACCTGCAGCAGCAGGCGGAGGTGCTCTGGTCGGGGGCTCTGGCGGTCGGTTCCACCGTCGGCCACGTCGCCACCGGCGCGGTGCTCACGCTGTTCATCCTGCTGTGCACCCTCGCCGACGGCGGTGGCATCTGGAGCTGGGTCGTGCGCCTGTTCCCGCGACGCGCGCGCAGCGAGGTCGACGGTGCCGGCCGCGCCGGCTGGCGCACCGTCGTCACGTATGCGCGCACGCAGTTGCTCGTTGCGACGATCGACGCCACCGGCATCGCGCTCGGCGCCTTCCTCCTCGGTGTTCCGCTCGCCATCCCGATCGGCGTGCTCGTCTTCCTCGGCGCGTTCGTGCCCTTCGTCGGCGCCATCGTCACCGGTGCGCTGGCGGTGTTCCTCGCCCTCGTCTACAACGGGCCCTGGATCGCGCTGTGGATGCTGGTCGTCGTCCTGGGCGTCCAACAGCTCGAGGGACATGTGCTGCAGCCGCTGCTGATGGGCTCGGCCGTCAAGGTCCACCCGCTGGCCGTCGTACTCGTCGTCGCCGGCGGTGCCATGATCGCCGGCATCCCCGGTGCACTCTTCGCCGTCCCGCTGGCGGCGTTCATCAACGTCGTCGCCGTCTACCTCGGACGCCGCGCGAACGATCCCCTGGCCCCACCCGATCGGGCCGATCTCATCTGGAGCACCGTTCCCCGCAGTAGGAAGAAGCCCGCGTGA
- a CDS encoding NAD(P)/FAD-dependent oxidoreductase: protein MTHTETSTAARAVPKILIVGGGYAGFYTAWKLEKHLRKGEAEVTIVDPLPYMTYQPFLPEVAAGEIEARHVVVGLRRHLKKTRVVTAKVTGIDHATRTATITPAVGDAWQESYDQIVVTAGAVSRTFPILGIAENAIGLKTIEEAVAVRDRILTNFDRAANLPAGPERDRLLTVVVVGGGFAGIEVFAETRALASSLLKDYPQLRFEDTHFHLVEAMGRIMPEVSLKTSEWVLKDLAKRGANVHLDTQVTGAVDGNVELSTGEVIPTDLIIWTAGVMANPTVVRGSDLPVEERGRIRTRADLRVGTADEVVEGAWAAGDVSAVPDLTGKGVGGYCVPNAQHAVRQAKLLAKNLVAVLRDELPREYIHHNLGAVAGLGLYNGVFQSRNIALKGFIAWCAHRGYHGLAMPSWERKWRVIGDWWHNFWLRRDNVSLQTVQNPRYVFEEFASRPRPAAPAAAPAAPAIDPKSVAAEKTGAAEPKVEEKATAAS, encoded by the coding sequence GTGACTCACACAGAGACCAGCACGGCTGCGCGTGCCGTGCCCAAGATCCTCATCGTCGGTGGCGGTTACGCCGGCTTCTACACGGCGTGGAAGCTCGAGAAGCACCTGCGCAAGGGTGAGGCCGAGGTCACGATCGTCGACCCGCTGCCGTACATGACGTATCAGCCCTTCCTGCCCGAGGTCGCGGCCGGTGAGATCGAAGCTCGTCACGTCGTCGTGGGCCTGCGTCGGCACCTGAAGAAGACGCGTGTCGTCACCGCCAAGGTCACCGGCATCGACCACGCCACCCGCACGGCCACCATCACGCCGGCCGTGGGCGACGCGTGGCAGGAGAGCTACGACCAGATCGTGGTGACCGCCGGTGCTGTCTCGCGCACCTTCCCGATCCTCGGCATCGCCGAGAACGCGATCGGCCTGAAGACGATCGAGGAGGCCGTCGCCGTCCGCGACCGCATCCTCACAAACTTCGACCGTGCGGCCAACCTCCCCGCCGGTCCCGAACGCGACCGCCTTCTGACCGTCGTGGTCGTCGGCGGTGGCTTCGCGGGCATCGAGGTGTTCGCGGAGACCCGCGCTCTCGCCTCTTCGCTGCTGAAGGACTACCCGCAGCTGCGCTTCGAGGACACCCACTTCCACCTCGTCGAAGCGATGGGGCGCATCATGCCCGAGGTGTCGCTGAAGACGAGCGAGTGGGTGCTCAAGGACCTCGCCAAGCGGGGCGCCAACGTGCACCTCGACACCCAGGTCACCGGCGCCGTGGACGGCAACGTCGAGCTCTCGACCGGCGAGGTCATCCCGACCGATCTCATCATCTGGACCGCCGGCGTCATGGCCAACCCCACCGTCGTGCGGGGCAGCGACCTGCCGGTGGAGGAACGCGGCCGCATCCGCACCCGTGCCGACCTGCGTGTCGGAACGGCGGACGAGGTCGTCGAGGGCGCGTGGGCGGCCGGTGACGTATCCGCCGTCCCGGACCTCACGGGCAAGGGCGTCGGCGGCTATTGCGTGCCCAACGCGCAGCACGCCGTCCGTCAGGCCAAGCTGCTCGCGAAGAACCTGGTGGCCGTCCTCCGCGACGAGCTGCCCCGCGAGTACATCCATCACAACCTCGGTGCCGTCGCCGGCCTGGGACTGTACAACGGTGTCTTCCAGTCGCGAAACATTGCGCTCAAGGGCTTCATCGCGTGGTGCGCGCACCGCGGCTACCACGGTCTGGCCATGCCCTCGTGGGAGCGCAAGTGGCGCGTGATCGGCGACTGGTGGCACAACTTCTGGCTCCGCCGCGACAACGTGTCGCTGCAGACCGTCCAGAACCCGCGCTACGTGTTCGAGGAGTTCGCCTCGCGTCCGCGCCCGGCGGCGCCGGCTGCTGCCCCGGCGGCACCGGCGATCGACCCGAAGTCGGTCGCTGCCGAGAAGACCGGTGCGGCCGAGCCCAAGGTCGAGGAGAAGGCCACCGCCGCCAGCTGA
- a CDS encoding M48 family metalloprotease has translation MYSAIARNKRNTWLILAGFIIVLGLIGLAAGWLAGNNWWISAFVLLGATGYATVQYFVADREALALSGAQEVTREEAPRYYRIVENLCLTTGTPMPRLYVVEDAAPNAFATGRTPERAAITVTTGLFEIMTDRELEGVLGHELGHIRNYDIRVTLVVFGLVVAVGLVADILLRMAFFGGGRRGGNSQSQLFFLIFGLVAAIVAPLMAAVVQAAISRQREYLADATSALTTRDPDGLASALAKLGEYGRPLAKANTSMAHLWISDPLRPGAMERLFATHPPIPDRIARLQEMGGRF, from the coding sequence ATGTACTCCGCGATCGCCCGCAACAAGCGCAACACCTGGCTGATCCTGGCCGGCTTCATCATCGTCCTCGGACTGATCGGCCTGGCGGCGGGATGGCTCGCGGGCAACAACTGGTGGATCTCGGCGTTCGTGCTCCTGGGGGCCACGGGCTACGCGACCGTGCAGTATTTCGTCGCCGACCGCGAAGCCCTCGCGCTGTCGGGTGCGCAGGAGGTGACGCGCGAGGAGGCTCCGCGCTATTACCGGATCGTCGAGAACCTGTGTCTGACGACGGGCACCCCCATGCCGCGGCTCTATGTCGTCGAGGATGCCGCGCCCAACGCCTTCGCGACCGGACGCACGCCAGAGCGCGCGGCGATCACGGTGACGACGGGCCTGTTCGAGATCATGACGGATCGTGAACTCGAGGGGGTGCTCGGGCATGAGCTCGGGCACATCCGCAACTACGACATCCGCGTCACGCTCGTGGTGTTCGGTCTCGTGGTCGCCGTGGGGCTCGTGGCGGACATCCTCTTGCGGATGGCCTTCTTCGGGGGCGGCCGGCGCGGCGGAAACAGCCAGTCCCAGCTCTTCTTCCTCATCTTCGGCCTGGTCGCCGCGATCGTGGCGCCGCTGATGGCCGCGGTCGTCCAGGCAGCCATCTCGCGCCAGCGCGAATACCTCGCCGATGCGACCAGTGCTCTCACCACCCGCGACCCCGACGGCCTGGCATCTGCTCTTGCCAAGCTGGGGGAGTACGGCCGACCGCTCGCCAAGGCGAACACGTCGATGGCTCACCTCTGGATCAGCGACCCGCTTCGACCCGGTGCGATGGAGCGCCTGTTCGCCACGCATCCACCGATCCCGGATCGCATCGCCCGTCTGCAGGAAATGGGCGGACGGTTCTGA